One window of Aliarcobacter lanthieri genomic DNA carries:
- a CDS encoding protein adenylyltransferase SelO, with protein sequence MNKNNKKTIETFDELSNLSDYSFVNKLNSDPDAKYNEDNKFPREVFSGHYVPVSPTAIKDPIYISHSINFFKELGFSEELINSDDFIKLFSGDMENISNLKQNKGWATGYALSIYGTEYYAQCPFKTGNGYGDGRAISVFEAVINEKRWEFQLKGAGRTPYCRGADGRAVLRSSVREFLAQEHMHALGVPTSRSLTLFTSKKEQVTRPWFMDNSYSKDPEVMIEEDVAITTRVASSFLRVGQIELFGRRARKNEHRNALKELEMIVLYLIEREYAEEINQDLSLEEKIILLAKEFQNRLTSLVANWIRVGYCQGNFNSDNCASGGFTLDYGPFGFIEMFEPKYQSWTGGGMHFSFFNQPVAAQKNFKSFCSALKPLLSSNKEALEELEKIENNFSKVMQEKIQNMWASKLGLNKFDIELFEELINLMIDTKVDYTIFFRELTNIPDDISNLEKSFYENLKDENIKIRWNSWLEKWKSQINVNDEESKQKLSKQMKLINPKYTLREWHLVLAYQEAQNGNYQPVNELQEIMTKPYEEQTKEIEEKYYTKKPTDFFGIAGISHVSCSS encoded by the coding sequence ATGAATAAAAATAATAAAAAAACTATAGAAACATTTGATGAACTTAGTAATTTAAGTGATTACTCTTTTGTAAATAAACTAAATAGTGATCCTGATGCAAAATATAATGAAGATAATAAATTTCCAAGAGAAGTTTTTAGTGGACATTATGTTCCTGTAAGTCCAACTGCTATAAAAGACCCAATATATATTTCTCACAGCATTAATTTTTTTAAAGAATTAGGTTTTAGTGAAGAATTAATAAATTCTGATGATTTTATCAAACTATTTTCAGGTGATATGGAAAATATTTCTAATTTAAAGCAAAATAAGGGGTGGGCAACTGGATATGCTCTTTCTATTTATGGAACAGAATACTATGCACAATGCCCTTTTAAAACAGGAAATGGATATGGTGATGGTAGAGCTATTTCAGTTTTTGAAGCAGTTATAAATGAAAAAAGATGGGAATTTCAACTAAAAGGTGCAGGAAGAACACCATACTGTAGAGGTGCTGATGGAAGAGCAGTTTTAAGATCAAGTGTAAGAGAGTTTTTAGCTCAAGAACACATGCACGCACTTGGAGTTCCAACATCAAGGTCTTTAACTTTATTTACATCTAAAAAAGAGCAAGTAACTAGACCTTGGTTTATGGATAATTCGTATTCAAAAGACCCTGAAGTTATGATAGAAGAAGATGTTGCAATTACAACAAGAGTTGCATCTTCATTTTTGCGTGTTGGACAAATAGAACTTTTTGGAAGACGAGCTAGAAAAAATGAACATAGAAATGCTTTAAAAGAGTTAGAAATGATTGTTTTGTATTTGATTGAAAGAGAATATGCTGAAGAAATCAATCAAGATTTAAGCTTGGAAGAAAAGATAATATTGCTTGCAAAAGAGTTTCAAAATCGTCTTACTTCACTAGTAGCTAACTGGATAAGAGTTGGATATTGTCAAGGAAATTTTAACAGTGATAATTGTGCATCTGGTGGTTTTACTCTTGATTATGGACCATTTGGATTTATAGAGATGTTTGAGCCAAAATATCAATCTTGGACTGGTGGAGGAATGCACTTTTCATTTTTCAATCAGCCAGTTGCTGCACAAAAAAACTTTAAATCATTTTGTAGTGCTTTAAAACCACTACTTAGTTCAAATAAAGAAGCTTTAGAAGAACTTGAAAAAATAGAAAATAACTTTAGCAAAGTTATGCAAGAAAAAATACAAAATATGTGGGCTAGTAAACTTGGACTTAATAAGTTTGATATTGAGTTGTTTGAAGAACTTATAAATCTTATGATAGATACTAAAGTTGACTATACTATATTTTTTAGAGAGTTAACAAATATTCCTGATGATATTAGTAACCTTGAAAAAAGCTTTTATGAAAATTTGAAAGATGAAAATATCAAAATAAGATGGAATAGTTGGTTAGAAAAGTGGAAATCACAAATAAATGTAAATGATGAAGAATCAAAACAAAAACTTTCAAAGCAAATGAAACTTATAAATCCAAAATATACTTTAAGAGAATGGCATCTAGTTTTGGCATACCAAGAAGCACAAAATGGAAATTATCAACCAGTAAATGAACTACAAGAGATAATGACAAAACCATACGAAGAACAAACTAAAGAGATAGAAGAGAAATATTATACAAAAAAACCAACAGATTTTTTTGGAATAGCTGGTATTTCACATGTTAGTTGTTCGTCGTAG
- a CDS encoding DUF5412 family protein: protein MIKKIFKIIVIIFGFIIVAFFGIVYLVLNNIPDLCANSIFKEYFSPDKTKKVVIYERDCGATTTWSTHISILDYDKQLDNKDESILSIRGRPAEVAPNITWIDNKNIIIHHKINGKEIKTKNEFGWLNPIKIIYE from the coding sequence ATGATAAAAAAAATATTTAAAATAATAGTAATTATATTTGGATTTATAATTGTTGCATTTTTTGGTATTGTATATTTGGTTTTAAATAATATACCTGATTTATGTGCAAATTCCATTTTTAAAGAATATTTTTCTCCTGATAAAACTAAAAAAGTAGTCATATATGAAAGAGATTGTGGAGCAACAACAACTTGGAGTACACATATTTCTATCTTAGATTATGATAAACAACTTGATAATAAAGATGAAAGTATTCTTTCTATAAGAGGACGCCCTGCTGAAGTCGCACCTAATATAACTTGGATAGACAATAAAAATATAATAATTCATCATAAAATAAATGGAAAAGAAATTAAAACAAAAAATGAATTTGGTTGGCTAAATCCGATAAAAATAATTTATGAATAA